A window of the Pogona vitticeps strain Pit_001003342236 chromosome 4, PviZW2.1, whole genome shotgun sequence genome harbors these coding sequences:
- the CYP24A1 gene encoding 1,25-dihydroxyvitamin D(3) 24-hydroxylase, mitochondrial, whose product MSAPLKRAPLLSSLLKKRGPGSAPAHQQQLLPTSSVCALESKAEMPSVSPGPPRPHSLSAMPGPIKWPLMGSLLDILWKGGLKRQHETLADYHRKFGKIFRMKLGAFDSVHIGAPCLLEALYRKESAYPQRLEIKPWKAYRDYRKEGYGLLILEGKDWQRVRSAFQKKLMKPTEIVKLDTKINEVLADFMHRVDTLCNGKGEIEDLYSELNKWSFESICLVLYGKRFGLLEQDVGDEGLNFIKAVKTMMGTFGKMMVTPVELHKRLNTKVWQAHTNAWDNIFKTAKCSIDSRLKKHSANPTEDFLCDIYVGSQLSKKELYAAITELQIAGVETTANSLLWALYNISCYPEVQAKLFEEIKSVVPDGENPTGEHLKKMPYLKACLKESMRITPSVPFTTRTLDKETVIGNYTLPKGTVLMINSHALGCNEEYFSDWSQFKPERWLQKNINPFTHVPFGIGKRMCIGRRLAELQLQLALCWLIRKYQVVATDNKPVETLHLGILIPNREVPIAFRRR is encoded by the exons ATGAGCGCCCCTCTCAAGCGCGCCCCTCTGCTCAGCTCGCTCCTCAAGAAGCGAGGCCCCGGGAGCGCGCCCGCGCACCAGCAGCAGCTACTGCCCACCTCCTCGGTGTGCGCCTTGGAGTCGAAGGCGGAGATGCCTTCCGTGTCCCCTGGGCCACCTCGTCCGCACTCGCTCTCCGCCATGCCCGGCCCCATCAAGTGGCCTCTGATGGGCAGCCTGCTGGACATCCTCTGGAAAGGCGGCCTCAAGCGACAGCACGAGACGTTG gcagacTACCATCGCAAGTTTGGCAAGATCTTCCGCATGAAGTTAGGTGCTTTTGACTCGGTACACATCGGTGCCCCTTGCTTGCTGGAGGCGCTCTACAGGAAGGAGAGTGCTTACCCACAGCGTCTTGAGATTAAGCCCTGGAAAGCCTACCGGGACTACCGTAAAGAGGGTTACGGGCTACTTATCCT GGAAGGCAAGGACTGGCAGAGAGTAAGGAGTGCATTTCAGAAGAAACTAATGAAGCCTACAGAAATTGTCAAGCTTGACACCAAAATCAATGAG GTCCTGGCTGATTTCATGCATCGGGTTGACACACTTTGTAatgggaaaggagagatagaagaCCTGTATTCCGAACTGAACAAATGGTCATTTGAAA GTATTTGTCTGGTGCTGTATGGGAAAAGGTTTGGACTCCTGGAGCAGGACGTAGGAGATGAAGGCTTGAATTTCATCAAGGCTGTAAAAACG ATGATGGGTACATTTGGGAAGATGATGGTGACCCCAGTTGAGCTCCACAAAAGGCTGAATACTAAAGTCTGGCAGGCTCATACAAATGCATGGGACAATATATTTAAGACAG CAAAATGTTCAATTGATAGCAGGCTGAAGAAACACTCTGCCAACCCCACAGAGGATTTCCTCTGTGACATTTATGTTGGGAGCCAGCTTTCCAAGAAGGAGCTGTATGCTGCCATCACGGAACTCCAGATTGCAGGAGTTGAAACG ACTGCCAATAGTTTACTCTGGGCTCTCTATAACATCTCCTGCTACCCGGAGGTCCAGGCAAAGCTGTTTGAAGAAATAAAGAGTGTAGTTCCAGATGGGGAGAACCCAACGGGCGAACATCTGAAGAAAATGCCCTatttaaaggcctgcctgaaagaATCTATGAG AATAACACCATCAGTGCCATTCACAACCCGGACACTTGACAAAGAAACAGTGATTGGAAATTATACCCTTCCTAAAGGG ACAGTGTTGATGATCAACAGCCATGCTTTGGGGTGCAATGAAGAATATTTCAGTGACTGGAGTCAATTCAAGCCAGAACGTTGGCTTCAGAAGAACATCAATCCTTTTACTCACGTCCCCTTTGGCATCGGGAAAAGAATGTGCATTGGACGCCGTTTGGCAGAGTTGCAGCTACAATTAGCTCTCTGTTGG CTCATACGGAAGTATCAGGTTGTAGCGACTGATAACAAGCCGGTAGAAACTCTGCACTTAGGAATACTCATCCCCAACCGAGAAGTTCCCATTGCATTCAGGAGACGTTAA